GATTTCCATTCCCAGAATTTACAAATTTTCAATATGATGCAGCCACCGATAATATTATGTGGACACAGGTTGGGCAAATTGATACACCAAGATTCCCAATAGAAGGTATGTTAACAAGACATTTAATAAATGACGGAGAAATATTTGGTATTGAGCTAAGTACTCCAGGCTTAAGAGGGCAAAGCGGCGGCCCACTATTTAACAACGACGGCATAATTTGTGGGATGCAAACAAGCACGAATCATTTGCATCTTGGTTTCGATATGAAAAATTTTGAGTATAATTCAAATGGGCATAAAATAAAAGTAACCAACCAGCCCTTTTTACATGTTGGACAGTGTATTCATGTCAACGTCATAAAAGATTTTTTAAAGGCCAATAAAATAAAATTCTACGAGGAATAAGATTGTGTTCAATGACATTTATCAAATTCAACTATAAATGCACTTCAGATGTTTCATGAGCCTTCAATTCATTTCCTCTATTCTTCTTATAAAATTCAGGTAGAGCATACTGATGGATATAAAGTAAAGACTGGTACTGCAACAGCGTTCTTACTTGAGATCGGCAAAAATTTTCCTTGGATTATTACCAACAGGCATGTTGTTGATCTTGACTACAACCAACCAACTGCACAATATAAAGACTTTAAACTATCCAAATTTCAAATAACTGGACGTAAGCCAGATGATAGTGAATATACATATCAACTGTACGAAAAAGCAGATATATATTATCATGATGACTATGAAAATGATGTTGCAATTATTAAGGCACATGTAGACTTAGTAGAAGGCCAATCATTTCATTGGCATTTTGGGATGGAGCACCTTGCGGACGAAGAGATATTTAAACAAATTCAGCCTTTTGATCTTATCTGTTATTCTGGATTTCCTGATAGTCACGACAAACTGGCGAACAGACCAATTTTAAGAAGCGGTCACATTGCAAGTGATCCTAAATTTCATTATTCTTGGAATAAAAAATTTCAAGGACAATGCGTAGCATATGAGGGATTTTCTTCTCCCGGTGCCTCGGGGAGCCCGGTTTTTGCCCCGCCACGAGGGTTGAGAAATATTCCAAATTCACGGCATGGATATTTAATTGGAGTAAACGCTGGTCATATTCCTGAAAATTATGGACATAGTGGGATCTCATATTTTTACAAATCAACTGTAATAAAAGAAATTATCGAAAAACATAGACTGAAGGATTTTTCATTTTAACATGCAGTTAAATCACTCACTAATATTTTAGAATATAAATGAAGTTTGAATATAAATATTTAGGAAATCGGCAACCATACAGCAATATTGAACCGGTGGAGTTGGATGATTGTTTCCGAATACTACGTGAAACTTTTGGTGATGCATGGCTTGATGAGCGCAACAATAATGTTTTACAAAAACTTTGGACAAGAAGAGACAGCCTAGCTACACGTGAGCTGTTTAGCCTTGGCTTTTCAATTCGTGCTTTATCAAAATTTTCCGATTTTATAAAGGAAAAGGTAGAATTGATCAAAACAAACGATCCAAAAAACTGGAATGGCGCACTGTTTGAAATATTTGCCTTAAGTTTTTTTTTACGACATAATACTGTGCCAGCTAAAAGAAACCAAGCTGGTTATGACGGCGTCATTAATTTAAATACCGATAAGAAAATTAGACTTTCAATTAAAAACTATTCAATTTCCAAACACCATGAGATTTTTCTAAAAGAGTCGGAGCTTATAAATAGCCTAACTCAAAAAAATATACAAGATTATAATTGTTCTCCAATCGAGGTTATTATTAATAAAAAAAACGGCTATCCCTCTTCAGGAGATTGGCAACTGCTAAAAGACAACTATCATGGTATATTTATAGAGTACAATAAAAGAGGGAAAAACTTCATGCAGGCTGATATTGGTGATTGGGGTGTCATTGTTCAAGGTTTGCGGCAAACAGGCAAGCCTTATTCGAATCAAAAAAAATCTTATACACTCATCTTGTCTGCACCCTTCCATACTAATGAAGAAAAGAATATATTTGATAAATTGGAAGAAGCTTGCGCCAATTTAGTTAAACATGGTGGGGCTGAAACTGGCGACGAAAAAAACATGGTAATAATTCATCTGCCTAAAATTGCCAGCAGGCAAAATTGCGAAAAATGGATTAAAAATTATTTTGAATTGTTCCCTGCAAAACCGATCTCTGCAGTCATCTTATATCAACCACTTGTTCTTAGTATAAAAGAGGGCAAAGGGACATATATCTCAAATGGAATATCAATAATTTCCCGTGAAAGTTTTGAAAAAGACTTCGAAT
The DNA window shown above is from Lacibacter sp. H375 and carries:
- a CDS encoding trypsin-like peptidase domain-containing protein; its protein translation is MFHEPSIHFLYSSYKIQVEHTDGYKVKTGTATAFLLEIGKNFPWIITNRHVVDLDYNQPTAQYKDFKLSKFQITGRKPDDSEYTYQLYEKADIYYHDDYENDVAIIKAHVDLVEGQSFHWHFGMEHLADEEIFKQIQPFDLICYSGFPDSHDKLANRPILRSGHIASDPKFHYSWNKKFQGQCVAYEGFSSPGASGSPVFAPPRGLRNIPNSRHGYLIGVNAGHIPENYGHSGISYFYKSTVIKEIIEKHRLKDFSF